Proteins encoded within one genomic window of Gloeobacter kilaueensis JS1:
- a CDS encoding efflux RND transporter periplasmic adaptor subunit, with protein MVALTPEMVERAGVRTATVRRRPLLGTETYSATVEPTRTGAAVVASLVNGTVTRLLVDLGQSVRQGQALLEMVSPEAGQAKAEYRSALARLEQAKTRSNLAQTQVDLAGAAVQREKLLVAKGISALQSQQEAEARLAGIRADRATARSDVGVAQAAAAAAASRLRAFGLGAGQLRQIAQGEDLDPRLFVVSPIAGRVIALQAQLGQAVALTAPLMTVGDLDRVYVQLLVPQARLAELNPGDLVRFMSEVAPGRTFVGRVLRQAQSLDPTTRNAEVRVEIANPGSVLKPGTLVQATVRTRLAGDAIVLPATALQQVKGKDVVFVKIGPNTFRARPVAVGQKTAEAAQILRGVAAGESVVTNGSFSIKAELLKASLQEEE; from the coding sequence GTGGTCGCACTTACCCCAGAGATGGTCGAGCGGGCTGGTGTGCGCACAGCTACCGTCCGTCGAAGGCCGTTACTTGGTACAGAAACTTATAGTGCGACGGTGGAGCCGACGCGTACGGGGGCAGCGGTGGTTGCTTCACTGGTCAACGGCACCGTCACCAGGCTGCTCGTCGATCTTGGTCAGAGCGTGCGCCAGGGCCAGGCGCTGCTGGAGATGGTAAGTCCAGAGGCAGGCCAGGCGAAGGCGGAGTACCGCTCGGCTCTCGCCCGCCTGGAGCAGGCGAAGACGCGGTCCAATCTTGCCCAGACCCAGGTGGATCTGGCCGGGGCCGCCGTACAGCGCGAAAAGCTGCTCGTCGCAAAAGGGATCAGCGCCCTGCAGTCACAGCAGGAGGCTGAGGCGCGGCTTGCGGGGATTCGGGCAGATCGGGCGACTGCCCGTTCAGATGTAGGTGTCGCGCAGGCAGCGGCGGCGGCAGCGGCTTCTCGATTGCGCGCGTTCGGCCTGGGTGCCGGACAGTTGCGCCAGATCGCCCAGGGTGAAGATCTCGACCCGCGCCTGTTCGTGGTGAGTCCCATTGCTGGCAGGGTGATTGCGTTGCAGGCGCAATTGGGTCAGGCGGTGGCACTCACCGCGCCATTGATGACGGTGGGAGATCTCGATCGGGTCTACGTGCAGTTGCTGGTACCCCAGGCGCGTCTGGCAGAACTGAACCCTGGCGATTTGGTGCGGTTTATGAGCGAAGTGGCACCGGGACGAACTTTTGTCGGGCGGGTGCTCCGCCAAGCCCAGAGCCTGGATCCAACCACACGCAACGCTGAGGTGCGCGTGGAGATCGCCAATCCGGGAAGTGTGCTCAAACCAGGGACGCTGGTGCAGGCGACGGTGCGTACCCGGCTGGCCGGCGATGCTATCGTCCTCCCGGCCACCGCTCTGCAACAAGTCAAAGGCAAGGACGTAGTGTTCGTGAAAATCGGACCAAATACCTTCCGCGCCCGCCCGGTCGCTGTCGGGCAAAAGACTGCCGAAGCTGCCCAGATCCTCCGTGGGGTAGCAGCCGGGGAATCAGTGGTGACGAATGGCTCTTTCTCGATTAAGGCGGAACTACTCAAAGCCTCGCTCCAGGAAGAGGAGTAA
- a CDS encoding TolC family protein, with amino-acid sequence MSATAQPIFPSSNAALRLGLSEAFASAEARNLQLAAARRNLGLAQADITAAGAVPNPQLAVSYGFGPVFSDNGEPQQVSLAQTLQLGGKRQARLDLADTQYRLAVLELNASRFEIRGRVRRAYAELAAAEATARSLDAQGSLADRLVETARARVEAGAAPRSELLQAQLVRAQLQPQRVQAEGRIENARAQLATQLGDGPEQQVELTDEGLFQLSAEKTELVPRPNTPLPSLESLTERAYERRPELQAALQQIEVARRQLRLAQALRTPDLQVGAAYLFTTARSAPLASGFALSFGVTLPIFYNQTGEVTRAEAAIDQSSARVTALRQSVTTSVRVAYRSLVVAQSNVSRYRSELLPASENVLDLARQGYQLGKAPLSSVILAQQADQQIRSAYLDAVVAYQNAYADLEVAVGEPLDF; translated from the coding sequence GTGTCCGCGACTGCACAGCCCATCTTCCCGTCCTCCAATGCTGCTCTGCGCCTTGGTCTTTCTGAGGCGTTTGCGAGCGCCGAAGCGCGCAATCTGCAACTTGCCGCCGCCCGGCGCAACCTGGGGCTGGCCCAGGCGGACATCACCGCCGCTGGGGCGGTTCCCAATCCCCAACTGGCCGTCTCCTACGGGTTCGGGCCGGTATTCAGTGACAATGGTGAACCACAACAGGTGAGCCTTGCCCAGACCCTCCAACTTGGAGGCAAACGGCAGGCACGGTTGGATCTCGCTGACACCCAGTACCGGCTCGCGGTCCTCGAACTGAATGCATCGCGCTTCGAGATCCGTGGACGGGTACGCAGGGCTTATGCTGAGCTTGCGGCAGCAGAGGCAACGGCTCGCTCCCTTGATGCTCAGGGCTCCCTCGCAGACCGGCTGGTGGAAACCGCTCGGGCGCGTGTCGAGGCAGGAGCTGCACCCAGATCTGAACTATTGCAGGCCCAACTGGTCCGCGCTCAATTGCAACCGCAACGGGTTCAGGCCGAGGGCCGCATCGAAAATGCCCGTGCCCAACTGGCAACCCAACTGGGAGATGGACCGGAGCAGCAGGTGGAACTGACGGACGAAGGACTATTTCAGCTCTCCGCAGAGAAAACCGAACTCGTCCCCCGTCCGAACACGCCCCTGCCATCTCTAGAATCGCTAACCGAACGGGCTTACGAAAGGCGTCCGGAACTACAGGCTGCGCTGCAGCAGATCGAAGTGGCGCGCCGTCAACTGCGCCTCGCCCAGGCTCTGCGCACTCCAGATCTGCAGGTGGGGGCAGCGTACCTGTTCACTACGGCCAGAAGCGCACCGCTGGCCAGCGGTTTCGCTCTTTCTTTTGGGGTGACGTTGCCGATCTTCTACAACCAGACCGGCGAAGTTACCAGGGCCGAGGCCGCCATCGACCAGAGCAGCGCGCGGGTGACGGCTCTGCGCCAGAGTGTCACCACTTCTGTCCGTGTCGCTTACCGCTCGCTGGTCGTCGCTCAAAGTAACGTCTCGCGCTACCGCAGCGAATTGCTGCCTGCCTCCGAAAATGTCCTCGACCTCGCACGCCAGGGTTATCAACTGGGCAAAGCTCCCCTCAGCAGCGTCATCCTGGCTCAGCAGGCGGACCAGCAGATCCGCTCCGCCTATCTCGACGCCGTAGTCGCCTATCAAAACGCTTACGCGGATCTCGAGGTCGCTGTGGGAGAACCACTCGATTTCTAG
- a CDS encoding efflux RND transporter permease subunit, whose translation MSNARTQTAPDAQLQTIPEAKGIARWVYSALRQRVLILALLLVVLGIGVTSLLKVKVNSVPDISNLQVTVTVNARGLAPQEVEQYVTYPVELNLQNLPRLQYVRSVSKYALSQVTAIFEDGTDIYWARQQVAERLRGVQEQFPAGQIDLELGPIATGLGEVLIFRVQGPGYSLMQLRDILDWQIAPVLRGVSGVDTVDTMGGAAKEYQVRLLPDKLRGYALTPAQVMDALRNSNQNAGGGYYVQNENQILIRGKGLLQNLQDIGQVVVTRTTRGIVRVRDVAEVAIGSRLSQGAITANGRGETVAGIVIMRLGENPKQVITRVQRKISELRPSLPPGVNIKSVYNQEDLIDRAIETVAENLAVGAALVVIILFLLLGSFRGGLVTAAAIPLSLVGAATFLAYTNTSGNLLSLGALDFGLLVDGSVVMVENIMRRLADNRPLPEERLAVVQQAAGEMARPVLFAVSIIIVVYLPILFLTGVAGKTFQPMALTVVAALASSLVVALFVTPVLAYFAFKNPPKEEETWVLRAIRYPYERLLAWCTGNRLWTAVIALGFFLVSLFPLTFLGAEFIPQLSEGSLVLSLVRPPASSLEAAVRQTSLIEKVLKEFPDIETTMGRTGRSETAFDPMGPDVTDFYVILKPRSEWKQFKTQDEIEEAIGKRLAEAVPGAAISIGQPIENRTNELIAGAKADVAVRLYGPDLDQLKKTGDAIAQTVGTVSGAVDVVTEKVDGLPSISAQIDRSKLAAYGISTQAVMETVEASVSGKVVGKVFQGRPRYNLVVRFAPSALPNIESLANLPVATTSGQLIPLSSVARVAIDEGPAQISHRSGERVLTVQMNVRGRDLGGFVADAQKAVESKVALPSGYRIEWGGEFENLQEAQGRLFVLVPLTLVLIFILLYSTYGSFRPGVLIFLNVPLALSGGLLALALRSLPLSVTAGVGFIALFGVAVLNGVVLVSTIRKLEEEGLPAEAAAQEGARERLRPVLMTALVASLGFVPMALATGPGAEVQRPLATVVIGGLITATLLTLLVLPALYPVICGRDGFKLLWRSKDRRHSASSDAP comes from the coding sequence ATGAGCAATGCACGAACCCAAACGGCTCCCGATGCACAGCTTCAAACCATTCCGGAGGCGAAAGGCATCGCCAGATGGGTTTACAGCGCCCTGCGCCAGCGGGTGCTCATCCTGGCCCTGTTACTCGTTGTGCTGGGTATAGGCGTTACCTCCCTGCTCAAAGTCAAGGTCAACTCGGTGCCCGACATCTCTAACCTGCAGGTCACCGTCACTGTGAATGCCCGTGGCCTGGCCCCACAGGAAGTAGAGCAGTACGTCACCTATCCGGTCGAGCTGAATCTGCAGAATCTTCCCCGGCTGCAGTATGTCCGGTCGGTTTCCAAATACGCTCTATCCCAGGTAACTGCCATTTTCGAGGACGGCACCGATATCTATTGGGCCAGGCAACAGGTAGCCGAGCGCCTGCGCGGCGTTCAAGAACAGTTCCCCGCCGGGCAAATCGACCTGGAACTGGGTCCCATCGCCACGGGTCTGGGAGAAGTACTCATCTTTCGCGTTCAGGGGCCGGGTTACAGTTTGATGCAACTGCGCGACATCCTCGACTGGCAGATCGCACCGGTGCTGCGGGGCGTGAGCGGGGTAGACACTGTGGACACGATGGGGGGCGCTGCCAAGGAGTACCAGGTGCGTCTTTTACCGGACAAGCTGCGTGGGTACGCCCTGACCCCCGCCCAGGTGATGGATGCCCTGCGAAACAGTAACCAGAATGCTGGGGGCGGCTACTACGTCCAGAACGAAAACCAGATTCTGATTCGCGGCAAAGGTTTACTTCAGAACCTCCAGGACATCGGCCAGGTAGTCGTTACTCGCACCACCAGAGGCATCGTGCGCGTCCGGGATGTGGCGGAGGTGGCGATCGGCAGTCGGCTCTCTCAAGGGGCGATCACCGCCAACGGTAGAGGAGAGACGGTGGCCGGTATCGTGATCATGCGGCTCGGGGAGAACCCAAAGCAGGTGATCACCCGCGTCCAGCGAAAAATTTCCGAACTGCGGCCCAGCTTGCCCCCCGGTGTCAATATCAAGAGCGTCTACAACCAGGAAGACCTCATCGACCGGGCGATCGAGACGGTGGCGGAGAATCTGGCTGTCGGTGCCGCGCTGGTGGTGATTATCTTGTTCTTGCTGCTGGGCAGCTTTCGCGGTGGCCTGGTGACAGCGGCGGCTATCCCCCTGTCGCTGGTGGGTGCTGCGACATTTCTGGCGTACACCAACACCTCCGGCAACCTCCTGTCGCTCGGTGCCCTTGACTTCGGGCTGCTGGTGGACGGCTCGGTGGTGATGGTCGAGAACATCATGCGCCGCCTCGCTGACAACCGCCCTCTGCCCGAGGAGCGCCTTGCCGTGGTTCAGCAGGCAGCAGGAGAGATGGCCCGACCGGTCTTGTTCGCCGTCAGCATCATCATCGTCGTCTACCTCCCGATCTTGTTCTTGACGGGGGTGGCAGGGAAGACCTTCCAGCCGATGGCGCTGACGGTGGTGGCGGCGCTGGCTTCCTCGCTGGTGGTTGCCCTTTTCGTCACTCCGGTGCTCGCCTACTTCGCGTTCAAGAACCCGCCCAAGGAAGAGGAAACCTGGGTGCTCAGGGCGATACGGTATCCCTATGAAAGGCTGCTGGCCTGGTGTACCGGCAATCGTTTGTGGACTGCGGTGATTGCCCTCGGCTTCTTTCTGGTGAGCCTGTTTCCCCTGACATTCCTGGGAGCGGAATTCATCCCGCAGCTTTCGGAGGGCTCCCTGGTGCTCAGTCTCGTCCGTCCGCCCGCTAGTTCGCTCGAAGCGGCAGTGCGTCAGACAAGCTTGATCGAAAAAGTGCTCAAGGAATTCCCGGACATCGAGACGACGATGGGCCGCACAGGCCGTTCGGAGACGGCCTTTGACCCGATGGGTCCAGATGTGACGGATTTCTACGTTATCCTCAAGCCCCGCTCTGAGTGGAAGCAATTTAAGACCCAAGACGAAATCGAAGAAGCAATCGGCAAACGGTTGGCTGAGGCAGTTCCTGGAGCCGCCATCTCGATCGGTCAACCCATCGAGAACCGTACCAACGAACTTATCGCCGGTGCCAAGGCTGACGTCGCCGTCCGTCTCTATGGCCCGGATCTTGACCAGCTCAAGAAGACAGGCGATGCTATCGCGCAGACCGTGGGAACGGTAAGCGGAGCCGTCGATGTTGTCACCGAGAAAGTAGATGGCCTCCCCTCGATCAGCGCCCAGATCGATCGCTCAAAACTGGCCGCCTACGGCATCAGTACCCAGGCGGTGATGGAGACGGTCGAGGCGTCCGTCAGCGGCAAAGTTGTCGGCAAAGTGTTCCAGGGTAGACCGCGCTACAACCTGGTAGTGCGCTTCGCTCCCTCGGCTTTACCGAATATCGAAAGCCTTGCCAATTTACCTGTGGCAACGACTTCAGGTCAGTTGATTCCACTATCTTCGGTGGCACGGGTTGCTATCGATGAAGGGCCAGCCCAGATTTCCCATCGTTCTGGAGAACGGGTGCTCACAGTGCAGATGAACGTGCGCGGTCGGGATCTTGGAGGTTTCGTAGCCGATGCCCAGAAAGCGGTGGAGAGCAAGGTCGCCTTGCCCTCCGGCTACCGTATCGAGTGGGGAGGTGAATTTGAAAATTTGCAAGAAGCACAGGGAAGGCTGTTCGTCCTCGTGCCGCTGACGCTGGTCTTGATCTTTATCTTGCTTTACAGCACCTATGGCAGCTTTCGCCCCGGTGTGCTCATCTTCTTGAACGTGCCGCTTGCCCTCTCCGGCGGGTTGCTGGCCCTCGCGCTGAGGAGCCTTCCTCTGTCGGTAACTGCCGGGGTGGGCTTCATTGCTCTATTCGGTGTTGCCGTGCTCAATGGCGTCGTGTTGGTCTCCACGATCCGCAAGCTTGAGGAAGAAGGTTTGCCCGCCGAGGCAGCTGCCCAAGAAGGGGCCAGAGAACGATTGCGGCCCGTGTTGATGACAGCCCTGGTCGCCTCGCTGGGTTTCGTACCGATGGCTCTGGCGACAGGACCTGGAGCAGAAGTCCAGCGTCCTCTTGCCACTGTGGTAATCGGTGGCCTCATCACTGCCACCTTGCTCACGCTACTTGTCCTGCCTGCCCTTTATCCTGTGATCTGTGGACGCGACGGATTCAAACTGCTGTGGCGCTCTAAAGACAGGCGTCACTCGGCCAGTAGCGATGCCCCTTAG